CACCGCGCGAGCCCAGGGACCTGGCGGGACATCGCTGCATCAACTACCGGATGGTCGCCGCCGATGCCGTGTATGCCTGGGAATTCGAGCAGAACGGCCGCCCGATCCGGGCAGCGGTGACCGGGCCCTTGCTCACCAACGAACCCGATGTGATGCTCCAGGCGGCGCTGGACGGCCTGGGCATCGCCTACGTACTGGAGCACGAGGCAGACGTGCATCTGCGCGCGGGAACGCTGGTGCGGATGCTCGAAGACTGGACGCCCTCATTTCCGGGATTCTATTTCTACTATCCGTCGCGCCGCCGCGTATCGGCGGCCCTGGCGTCGCTGGTGCGCATCCTGCGCGAACGCCATGTGGAAACCTAGTCGCCCATCGGCCCTGGCCCGTGCCCGTGCCCGCGCGCGTGGGCGCCACCTCGAGCGTCAGCGCGTCAGCCAGGGTTGTCGGGCCAAACCCTGCGCCAGGCAGGTGACGAATGCCCGGGTGGCCACCGTCTCGTCCTGCGAAGTCGGCGTCACGACATGGATGGCGCCCGAATCCGGCGTGTGCCAGCCTGGCAGGACCCGCACCAGCCGCCCATCTACCAGCGCGTCCGCCGCGGCCCATTCCGACGTCAGCAGGATGCCGTGACCGTCGCACGCGGCCGCCAACAGCGCTTCGACGTCCTCGCTTTGCACGGGCCCGCTCACGCTCACGCGATGGACCTTGCCCTCGCCGTCGCGCAATTCCCACCTCGGTCCCGGCACGTCGGGAAAGACCAGGCACGCGTGGTGTTCCAGATCGCCAGGCAGCACAGGGGCTCCGCGTCGACGCAGATACTCCGGCGACGCGCAGAGCAAGCGCGGCCGCGGCGCCACCTTGCGCGCGACCAGGCGTGCGTCGGCGACATCGCCCAGGCGAACAGCGACGTCGAAGCGCTCGGCGATCATATCGACGAAGCGGTTCTCGAACCTCAGCTCCAGCGTGACGTGCGGATGATCCGCCGCGAAGCGGCTGGCGATCGGCCACACCCACCGACGCCCGAAGTAGCCTGGGAGGGCAACCCGCAGGTTGCCGTACGGCTCGCCGCTCGACAGGCCAGCCGCTTCGCGATCCGCATGGTCCAGAGCGGCGACGATGGCGCGGCCACGCTCGAGATAGGTCCGTCCGGTCTCCGTCAGCGACACCGCGCGGGTCGTGCGCCGGAGAAGCTTGACGCCCAGGCGGGCTTCCAGCGCGGCGACGCGGCGCGAGAGCACCGTGGCGTCACGGCCGAGCCGGCGTCCAGCCCGCGTGAAGGACAGTTCCTCGGCCACGGCGATGAAGGCCAGCATTTCCACCAAGGCCGCACCCTCACCCGATTGCTGCACCGCTTGCACGACTGTTTTGGTCATATGAAGGTTTTTCCGACATATCAACAGCAATACAGTATCCGAACTTCTCTTTCGGAGCATTCCCAAATGTCGAATCACCTTCGCATCGGTCTTATCGGCGCATCGGCCAAGGGCGGATGGGCGCGCGAGTCCCATGTCCCGGCCATCCAAGGCACCGAAGGCCTGGTTTTGGAAGCCGTGGCGACCAGTCACCAGGCCAGCGCCGATGACGCCGCCCATGCGTTTGGCGCCCGGCTCGCCTTCGGCGACGCCCTGGCGATGGTCCGTTCGCCGGACGTCGACGTGGTCGCGGTCTCGGTCCGCGTGCCCCTGCATCGTGGCCTTGTGATGGCCGCGCTGGACGCCGGCAAGCATGTCCTCAGCGAGTGGCCATTGGGAACGGATGTCGCGGATGCGACGATCATGGCGGATGCGGCAAACGATGCGGCGCGCGGCGGCCGGCGCGTGGCGATCGGCCTGCAGGCCCGCTTCGCGCCCGCGGTGCAAGCCGCGCGCGAGCAGCTCGCGGCCGGACGCATCGGCCGCGTCGTCAGCGCGCGCGTGGTCTCGACCACGATCGCCCTCAACCCCAACGTCGTCGACGAGGCCGCCTATATGGAAGACCCGGCCTCGGGCGTCAACGTGTACACGATCCATGGCGGCCACACGTTCGACCTCGTCGAGGCCCTGCTCGGCCCGATCGCGGAAGCGCGCGCGCAGTTGTCGACCCTGTATCCCGTGGTCACCATGCCGGACGGCTCGCAAGCCCGGCGCGAGGTTGCGGAACACGCCCTGTTCACCGGGAGGCTCGCGAGCGGCGCGCCCTTCGGTATCGAAGTCGCCGGCGCGAGAGAGCGTGAGTGGCCTTTCATTTTCGAAGTGACCGGGACCAAAGGCACGATGGTGTTGCGCGGCGGCGGGCCGCGCGGATTCCAGGCATCGAGGCTTGCGCTGTATGTGGATGATGACGAATTCGCGCTGCCGCCGTCGGTGCTGCCCGTGTCCGCCGTGAACGTGGCGGGCGTCTATGCCGCCCTGCGCGACGATATCCTGGACGGCACGCATCGGGCCCCGCCGTTCGATCATGCGCTGAGCCTGACCCGGGCTTTGTCGGACATGGCCCAGGGACACACGGTCGGCTATGCGCCGCCGCGCTGATCGGCCCGGGACGCCTGGTGCTCGCGCAAGCAGCCCGGCCATTGACCTGCATCAAACCCCGCGCGCGGCGTCGGGCATACCCTGCGTGCCATGCGTCCATACTCCATCTTCGCCCTGCCCGCCGGCCTGCCCTCGGCGGCCCGCCGCGCGCGCCGCCACGCCCTGCTGCGGCTGGGACTGGCCTGG
This genomic interval from Bordetella genomosp. 8 contains the following:
- a CDS encoding LysR family transcriptional regulator, with the protein product MTKTVVQAVQQSGEGAALVEMLAFIAVAEELSFTRAGRRLGRDATVLSRRVAALEARLGVKLLRRTTRAVSLTETGRTYLERGRAIVAALDHADREAAGLSSGEPYGNLRVALPGYFGRRWVWPIASRFAADHPHVTLELRFENRFVDMIAERFDVAVRLGDVADARLVARKVAPRPRLLCASPEYLRRRGAPVLPGDLEHHACLVFPDVPGPRWELRDGEGKVHRVSVSGPVQSEDVEALLAAACDGHGILLTSEWAAADALVDGRLVRVLPGWHTPDSGAIHVVTPTSQDETVATRAFVTCLAQGLARQPWLTR
- a CDS encoding Gfo/Idh/MocA family protein, which encodes MLHRLHDCFGHMKVFPTYQQQYSIRTSLSEHSQMSNHLRIGLIGASAKGGWARESHVPAIQGTEGLVLEAVATSHQASADDAAHAFGARLAFGDALAMVRSPDVDVVAVSVRVPLHRGLVMAALDAGKHVLSEWPLGTDVADATIMADAANDAARGGRRVAIGLQARFAPAVQAAREQLAAGRIGRVVSARVVSTTIALNPNVVDEAAYMEDPASGVNVYTIHGGHTFDLVEALLGPIAEARAQLSTLYPVVTMPDGSQARREVAEHALFTGRLASGAPFGIEVAGAREREWPFIFEVTGTKGTMVLRGGGPRGFQASRLALYVDDDEFALPPSVLPVSAVNVAGVYAALRDDILDGTHRAPPFDHALSLTRALSDMAQGHTVGYAPPR